In uncultured Bacteroides sp., the following proteins share a genomic window:
- a CDS encoding AAA family ATPase produces MKILAIRGKNLASLEGEFEIDFTAEPLRSAGIFAITGSTGSGKSTLLDALCLALFDTTPRLSSVSSNSNIQDNKNDSITLKDSRNILRRGAVEGMAEVDFVSLSGDHYRSTWTVGRAGNKFSGRLRNVGITLLNLTTNVQEQGTKTELLKEIIALVGLTFDQFTRSVLLAQGDFATFLKAKQGDKAELLEKLTGTDIYSRISQSIYQKSKQAETELNMLKDQIKGVELLSDDQSETLELERKQIADSSVLIKRDSAILDQKIKWITGEEGLKREVTTAETQLTEAKAAIEGAKPRYDYVARIDEVQEIRDVYNELQSTLKQWNENRTSLQTKQLQEKKNAELLAVAVDKLNACKANQQKVNEAFEKAEPEIILARKLDATMEVVKRNGVQAKKEFDDAKAFKEKVEGNISAINKELEKDQLRLKELNNWFEAQSIYKELVPRTELIVNLLNTAQIAFKQSANSEKTLKSRREVLEGDNLKLEGVKKEAERLDKLLPAEILTLRARLSDGVACPVCGSLHHPLRAEAMGGEMNLEEEELNRAKEAVKKQLEGLTAGIEESNKEITRLTTLVESYNRQYKDAFADAESYLVALPAWKSEFEQGILQDKLQKVAAQWNNNQTALTQLNEKNTKLLTTLAGEQKNLEEATKGLVEKDKKLTDYRAEYNDLAGDRKKLLEGKSADEVSGAFQKEKKLVEEELRKLTEEQNKLIANSESLKGGIKEAVAIIARLEERSEQLQKSVDQWMASKDGAITRELLAELLQKDSTWLATEKRALELLKKNEITIKATLDERRKKLELHQAAEVRPQGEEETIEALQLQLKEATELLESMMKRAGEIDAAFTAHKAAKEKVKKIEKELPVKESLSENWQKLNALFGSATGSKFKEIAQGYTLDVLLTYANKHLQELSRRYELKRIPDTLGLEVVDLDMLGEIRSVHTLSGGESFLVSLALALGLSSLSSNRMKVESLFIDEGFGSLDADTLRVAMDALERLQTQGRKIGVISHVSEMNEHISTQIRVEKSVSGRSKIEVVG; encoded by the coding sequence ATGAAGATATTAGCAATTAGAGGAAAGAACCTGGCCTCTCTGGAAGGAGAGTTTGAGATCGACTTTACGGCAGAACCGCTGAGGTCGGCTGGTATATTTGCCATTACCGGAAGCACGGGATCGGGAAAGTCAACGTTGCTGGATGCATTGTGTCTGGCTCTTTTTGATACCACTCCTCGTTTGAGCAGTGTAAGCAGTAATAGCAATATTCAGGATAATAAGAACGATTCTATAACGCTGAAGGATAGCAGAAATATTCTTCGCCGAGGAGCTGTTGAAGGAATGGCAGAAGTCGATTTCGTGTCGCTCAGCGGAGACCATTATCGTTCTACCTGGACAGTGGGCAGAGCCGGGAATAAGTTCAGCGGGCGATTGAGGAATGTAGGCATTACGCTTCTTAATCTCACCACCAATGTACAGGAACAGGGAACAAAGACAGAGCTGCTGAAAGAGATTATAGCACTTGTTGGCCTCACATTCGATCAGTTTACCCGTTCTGTGCTGCTTGCTCAGGGAGATTTTGCTACGTTCCTTAAAGCCAAGCAAGGCGATAAGGCTGAGCTGCTTGAGAAACTTACAGGTACAGACATTTATTCCCGCATCTCGCAGTCTATCTATCAAAAGAGTAAGCAGGCTGAAACAGAGCTTAATATGCTGAAAGATCAGATAAAGGGGGTTGAACTTCTTTCTGATGATCAATCAGAGACTCTGGAACTGGAGCGCAAACAGATTGCCGATAGTTCTGTGCTGATAAAAAGAGATTCGGCCATACTGGATCAGAAGATTAAATGGATAACCGGTGAGGAGGGATTGAAGCGGGAGGTAACAACTGCCGAAACTCAGCTTACAGAGGCGAAAGCAGCCATTGAGGGTGCCAAACCCAGATATGACTATGTGGCAAGGATTGATGAAGTGCAGGAGATTCGTGATGTTTATAACGAATTGCAAAGCACCTTAAAGCAGTGGAATGAGAACCGTACCAGCTTGCAGACTAAACAGCTGCAAGAGAAGAAGAATGCGGAGTTGCTTGCTGTGGCTGTAGATAAACTGAATGCCTGTAAGGCAAACCAGCAAAAGGTAAACGAGGCTTTTGAGAAAGCTGAACCTGAAATTATTCTTGCGCGGAAGCTGGACGCTACAATGGAGGTAGTAAAGCGTAATGGAGTTCAGGCAAAGAAAGAGTTCGATGATGCCAAGGCTTTCAAAGAGAAGGTTGAAGGGAACATCTCTGCAATTAATAAGGAACTGGAGAAAGATCAGCTGAGGCTGAAAGAGCTCAATAATTGGTTCGAGGCGCAAAGCATCTATAAGGAGCTGGTACCTAGAACGGAACTTATCGTGAACTTGCTCAACACTGCCCAAATAGCCTTCAAGCAGTCGGCCAACAGTGAAAAGACATTGAAAAGCAGGAGGGAAGTGCTGGAGGGCGATAACCTGAAACTGGAAGGAGTAAAGAAGGAGGCTGAAAGGCTGGACAAACTATTGCCGGCTGAGATCCTTACTTTGCGTGCCAGGCTCTCGGATGGGGTGGCTTGTCCCGTGTGCGGAAGCTTGCATCATCCTTTACGTGCTGAAGCCATGGGCGGTGAAATGAATCTGGAAGAGGAGGAACTGAACCGTGCCAAAGAAGCGGTAAAGAAGCAATTGGAAGGATTGACTGCGGGTATTGAGGAATCTAATAAAGAGATCACCCGTCTCACCACTTTGGTGGAGAGCTATAACCGGCAATATAAAGATGCTTTTGCCGATGCAGAGTCTTATCTTGTTGCTCTACCTGCCTGGAAATCAGAATTTGAGCAAGGCATTCTTCAAGATAAACTTCAAAAAGTTGCTGCTCAATGGAATAACAACCAGACTGCACTTACACAGTTAAATGAAAAGAATACGAAGCTGCTTACAACTCTTGCCGGAGAACAAAAGAATCTGGAAGAGGCGACTAAGGGCCTGGTGGAAAAAGATAAGAAGCTGACCGACTATCGTGCCGAATATAACGACCTGGCTGGCGATAGGAAAAAGCTTCTGGAAGGTAAATCGGCTGACGAGGTTTCCGGTGCTTTCCAGAAAGAAAAGAAGCTCGTTGAGGAAGAGCTAAGGAAGCTCACTGAAGAGCAGAATAAACTGATTGCCAATAGCGAGAGTCTGAAAGGTGGAATCAAAGAGGCAGTTGCTATTATTGCCCGCCTTGAGGAACGCAGTGAGCAACTTCAGAAGAGTGTGGACCAGTGGATGGCAAGTAAAGACGGGGCGATTACCCGGGAACTGCTGGCCGAACTCTTACAGAAAGACAGCACCTGGCTGGCAACAGAGAAGAGAGCCCTCGAGTTATTGAAAAAGAATGAAATTACCATAAAGGCTACGTTGGACGAACGCAGAAAGAAACTGGAACTGCACCAGGCAGCTGAGGTTCGTCCGCAGGGTGAGGAAGAGACAATAGAAGCTTTGCAACTTCAATTGAAAGAAGCTACCGAACTGCTGGAGTCAATGATGAAGAGAGCTGGCGAGATTGATGCCGCCTTTACTGCACACAAAGCAGCTAAGGAAAAGGTGAAGAAGATTGAGAAAGAGCTTCCCGTCAAAGAATCACTGTCCGAGAACTGGCAGAAACTGAATGCCCTCTTCGGCTCGGCTACCGGATCTAAGTTTAAGGAGATTGCGCAGGGCTACACGCTCGATGTGCTGCTCACCTATGCCAACAAGCATTTGCAGGAGCTCTCCAGACGCTACGAACTGAAACGAATTCCCGATACACTGGGACTGGAGGTGGTAGATTTAGATATGCTGGGCGAAATAAGAAGCGTGCATACACTCTCCGGTGGAGAATCATTCCTTGTCTCTCTGGCACTGGCGCTGGGGCTGTCGTCCCTTTCCTCCAACCGCATGAAAGTAGAATCTCTCTTCATCGACGAGGGCTTTGGCTCGCTGGATGCCGATACGTTGCGTGTGGCCATGGATGCATTGGAAAGGCTTCAGACACAAGGTCGCAAGATTGGCGTAATCTCTCACGTGAGCGAAATGAACGAACACATCTCTACCCAAATTCGCGTGGAGAAGTCCGTAAGCGGACGAAGTAAAATTGAAGTTGTGGGATAG